DNA sequence from the Manihot esculenta cultivar AM560-2 chromosome 11, M.esculenta_v8, whole genome shotgun sequence genome:
gcatCTGCGCACATATATAAACCACCCTCCTCCAGAGAATTTCGTGCCAAGCCCTCAGTTTTATTgaagaaatataattaaaatctgCTCCCCTTCGACCCTAGCTGCTTAACTTCCAATGGACTCAGAGAAGAGTGGTGAAGCAACAATCGCCATCCAAGAGCCAAAGACCGACCCTAAAGGAAAGGGCATTGCTGGAGCTCCGGCTCCTTCTGTAGCCACTACCAAAACTATCCGTCAGCAGCCCCGAGGAGGATGGAAAAAGGGTATTGCCATTTTTGACTTCGTTCTAAGGCTGTGTGCCATTGCAACAGGTTTAGCTGCTGCTAGTCTTATGGGCACCACTGAACAGACTCTTCCCTTCTTCACTCAGTTCTTCCAGTTCCATGCTGAGTATAATGATCTTCCAACTTTCATGTATGATCTCGTTAAACACTACATAAAAAATCTATAGTACTTTCAGAATTATTTGAAAACTCCAACTCTGTTACAATTTGTTTATGTATATAACCctgaattaattattatatgcaGGTTTTTCGTGTTTGCAAACGGCATAGCTAGCGGATACCTCATACTCTCCTTGCCTTTCTCTATAGTATGCATCGTCCGGCCTCATGCAGTGGGACCGAGGCTTTTCCTTGTCATCTTCGACACAGTATGAGATATCAGGAACTGCTTTTACTTGCCTGATTTTTCATTTTGcactaatattaattaataatatataataatgttGCAGGTGGTTATGGCTCTGACGATAGCAGCTGCTTCTGCTGCTGCTGCTATCGTTTACTTGGCTCATAATGGAAATTCAGACGCAAATTGGAATGCAATATGTCAACAGTTCACTGATTTCTGCCAGCAGAGCAGCACTGCTGTGGTGGCTTCCTTCATAACCTCAGCCATGTTCGTGCTTCTGATTGTGTTGTCTGCATTTGCTCTTAGaacttaattaatgaaaaatctaCCTAGATGTGTTCATCATAAATTCAAGATACAAATATGGGACACGTGGGTTTCACCATGGCCATAGGCTTTCCACAGCCATAGGCTTCTGCATGCCTTAAAGTGTGATCCTTGTTTGCTGTAGTTTGTAAATTTGGTGCGGTGTGCATATATAAATCTTATTTCTTGCTATTAATATCTCAAGTTAATTACTTGTATATGCAATATGGTGTATGAATTCAACATCCAAACACCAAAACATTGGACTTAATTAGTTTATTCTCTATGAAACAAGCTGCTGTTTTCTGTTACTAGGGAGTTTGAGCAACTAACCTATCCTTAAGGAAATTTCTTGCTTAttctcaaaaaagaaaaaaaggaaacaaCATTGgaacttttattaaatttagatatgGCAAGGGCCAATGGGTTTGGGAAAATCACTCCATCTAGACTTGATTAGTATGTTTAATATCCAAAGCcttttttacatattttaattattatatattttgtaattaataatctccataaaaaatgtaaatattattataaaaatatgcatttcatattataaacttattaaataagaagttattattttataaatttaaatccgTCTCAAAATTCAATTATGTACTACTCTAACTCATTTTAATAAGATTCGATGGTATTAGATACATAAAAATGTTGACCTCTCTCAGCTCTTTTTCCATTACATATCTTATATTTTAGGTCTTAATTAACTAAGTAAATAGATAAGAAatcatataattatatatttcaaaataataataataataataataataattatcatttattaattatccttatattaaaaaaataatacaattatTGTCAATTTACTTCTATAATTCTacctatattttgaaaattatcgATTAAACTCAATATTTTAgacatttaactaattaaaccCTATTGAAATTTCAACATTCAATATCTAACAAcaaaatacatttaaaaaaaaaaaaaaaatcctcacTTGCCTCCTAAATTCAATTATTCTAAAACGTAGCCTTATATTCCggtaatttctttttcttctcattcTATCGAATGTAATTTTCTTTGTCTTCTTCATAAGGGGAAAGTTTAAAATACCTTCGGTGTAACACAATTCTGAAATGGTTCACATTGCTAATTtcgtattatatataatataaaaaaatggtTATTTTTAGGGTTTAATTAATTTGGAGATCGGTAGATAATGTGAGAATTTCTTATTTTGAAACGGAGATTTaagagtaaaatttaaaatttttcagatTTACTCAAATATATTTATCACCAGATTAAATCTGTGAGTGCAGATAATGTGAGGATTTCTAATGGATTACTACAGTGGATAGTTATGTAATTTTATTGTTAGATTATTATGATTTAAGTAACAGTAAAatataattgattaaatattttataaaatgtatgacttaattaataattattaaaatatataataaaattataaacttttGTAAAGTATAGACTTAAATCTTTCATTTtgtctaatttttaaaatataattaataaatttaataaaataaaaattacaatagCAATTCAAAACTTTTTGATTTATAGTAGATGGTATAaacgaaagaaaaaaaattgtatgaatattaaaatatattaaatttaaaaattttaataatgtcaattatttaaatactttataatttttaattaagtgataaaattttaattacaataaaatattatgtatATCAAATTATTATTCTTGTGACAATCGTATCTATAAGCCTCAGATTTTTTGTTTGGTTGAGCCTCGAATTTCTGGCCATTCAGCTGATAATGTTTGTAAACAGCTAGGTTATGATAATTGGGTTCGTGTCGAGACTTTTGGTTTCAGTGGAGGTATCTGGATTTTATGgtcagaaatattttttaagttaacgCTTGTGTCGACAGATCCGCAATTTATTACATGCAATGTGTTACTTGATAATGGGGACTCGTGGTTAGTGAGTTTTGTGTATGCCAGCCCTGACATTAGTTTACGAAGACGTTTGTGGCATTCGGTTCTGGGTTTCAATGGAAGTGAGAAAAGTTGGTTATTGTTGGGAGATTTCAATTCTTTTACAAGCGAGAATGAACAAACCGGCTATGTTAATGTTCACAGTATTGGGGCTAGTGATTTTCGGCAATGGATTTTTGATAACTCACTTATTGATTTGGGTTTTGAAGGTACCCCTTTTACTTGGAGTAAGGGTGGTATTAATTCTTCTTATAAAGCTGCTCGATTAGACCGTTGCTTGTGTACTGAGATTTGGCGCATGACATTTTCTAGAGCTACAGTTATTCATGCTCCAAAGTTGCATTCTGATCATTGTCCTATTTTTATGAATTGCTTTGGAGTTACAAATTCTTCTGTTCGTCGTTTTCATTTTCAAGCGGCTTGGACAGCTCACAAAGATTTTGTTGATGTTGTTTCCCGTGGTTGGAAGCAAAATACttctttatttgataatttgaaaTCAACCAAAGACTCATTAAGCCAATGGAACCGATCTGAGTTTgggaatatttttcataataagcAGAGGTTGATCCGTCGAATTGATGGTGTTCAAAAAAGCTTAGCTATCCGGCGAACGAGAGGTTTAGTGAAGCTGGAATTTAATCTGAGACGACAGCTTGAAGATGTTTTGAAGCAGGAAGAATTATACTGGTTTCAACAATCCAGGGAGGAATGGATTGTTTCTGGTGAGAGAAATACAAGGTTTTATCATCTTTCTACCGTGATTAAACGCAAGAAGCAACAAATTCTCAAGCTGAGAAATGGGAACAATGTGTGGATTGAAGATTCTAGTCAACTTAAAGAGCTTGCTAGCGGTTACTATCAGGAGCTGTATTCGAAAGATTTGGCGGTTGACTGCAGCCATTTTGTTAGACCTGATGGGCctgctctttcttcttctcaacGGTTGCTTCTGGATCGTCCTTTTTCTCATGATGAAGTATATGATGCTTTGCGCCTTATGTCTCCTTACAAGGCTCCAGGACCCGATGGTCTACAAGCAGTTTTCTTTCAGAAATCTTGGTCTGCGGTAGGTTCACAGGTTTCAGCGTTTATTATTGAGGTCTTGGGCGGGAGGGAGTTTCCAGAGGAAGTTAATGAAACGGTGCTAACTCTTATTCCTAAAATTGCTTGTCCAGAATTTATTTCTCAGTTCAGACCAATTAGCTTATGTAACGTGATTTATAAGCTTGTTACAAAAGTGTTGATTAACAGATTGAAAGATGTTTTGAGCTCTCTCATTGGATTGGAACAAAGTAGCTTCGTTCCTGGCCGACAAATTATTGATAACATTGTGGTGTTTCAAGAAGTTTTGCACACTATGAGAACGTCTAAGCGATCAGGGGGTTTTATGGCAATTAAAATTGATCTTGAAAAGGCTTATGATAGACTAGATTGGGATTTTATTCAGTGGGTGCTGGGTTCTTACCACTTTTCCGATGCTTGGATTTCTAATATTATGAATTGTGTTAGAACATCTTCTATGTCAGTGTTATGGAATGGTGAGAAGTTAGAATCTTTTAAACCGACTCGTGGTGTGCGACAAGGCGATCCAATGTCTTCATATCTTTTTGTTATGTGTATTGAACAACTTTCGAGAATGTTTAAACAGCTTGTTCGTCAAGGCAGATGGAAGCCGATTCCTATCTCGAGTAATGGTCCGATGATTTCTCATCTTATGTTCGCGGATGATATGGTTTTGTTCGCAGAAGCTTCTGTGGAACAGttggatttgattttatcatgtttggatGACTTTGCTAAGGTTTCCGGGCAGAAAGTGAATTTAGCTAAGTCTTCTCTTTATTTGTCGCCTTTTGTTGATAGTGATTTGGCGTCACTTTTGTCTTCAAGGTCAGGTATTCCTTTGACTGCTGATTTAGGAAAATACTTGGGTGTGCCATCTATTCATGGGAGGATTTCAGTCTCGACATATAGTAGTATTTTGGATAAAATGAGAGGCAGACTTGATGGCTGGAAGGCGAGAGCTCTATCAAAAGCTGGACGACTAACGTTAGTTCAATCAGTTCTTAATGCTATTCCTATTTTTGTGATGCAGAGTGCTCTTTTACCGGTATCGCTTTGCaatgaaatagagaaaatatgcaGGAACTTTATTTGGCATGGGAAGGATATGAAGCCAGCTGTACATCTGATTAATTGGGATACAATGTCCTTGCCGAAGCGGTTAGGTGGTCTTGGCATCAGAAATATGCGACAAATGAATCAGGCTCTATTAGGGAAGTTGTGTTGGCGAGCTTACAAGAATCCGCAAGCTTTGTGGGTTAGGTGCCTTTTCAATAAATATGAGTCGGGTTTTGTTCATTGGGAAGTCGCTAAGCGAGCTAATGGTTCAGTCAATTGGAAATCTTTTTGTTATGGTTTGGAGCTACTTCGAAAAGGGATAGTTGTAGATGTGAATAATGGGATGCACACTAGATTTTGGCTGGATGATTGGCTTCCGGTTGGGCCTCTTTGGAATTTTGCACTTAAACCGTTGATTGAGTTGAATATGCAGGTTTGTGTTCGATATTTCTGGGTTCCTAATGTAGGCTGGAATTGGGACATTTTAAATTCTCTTCTTCCTACTGATATCCTTTTATATTTCCAATCAATTACTTTAGTTGATGATATGtcgtgtttggatggttttgagtGGAAGCATTCTTCTTCTGGCTTATATACAGTTAAGTCAGGGTTTGATAcgttttgataaatattttcctcttcctggtccatgatagatctggttttcttctgggtcccttcttgttgggctccctgatgggtttctccatgttctacctggtgaaaggacctgtaaaataagaaagaatggtcaggggcctaccgggtgtgccccggcagaggccctccgacgctcaagtcagattttatggctcagagtagtatatttaggcaagggttacagaaagaataacaatggtgtccaggaaggaaaaggaagaagaagagagcctCCCTTTGCGTGGcttctaccgtgatatatatatctgtctctctgccacaatgctagctgtcttctgtcgcctagctccgtatgtacggatgtgtcagacgcctgctccatgcgtaacggccattaattctcctctgatacgtatgattctcctctgatacgcatgcggaaggacctaccagcggggcatcttggtcattttcccctttccgggctgggttgaatggtagggctgaagttgagcctggtgagggcctgattactgggccgagaggtttgggccggtttgattgaggagtctaggcggagtccggccctgtgactgagcgggctggacctagctctcgaggggaatattgaagccttcggatcatggactattttcatgggcctggcctttataccggagtgaagaaatccagcgatcatcaattgcccctttatctcctcagcagttattccatgactggtgaggggataaatctttaaactctattcatgatcGTGCGGTCTGAGAACTGCTCTTGTCGAAAGTAtccctttcttgcctttttattatttttgtttgagcgttggactctcgtgtatgttttttgccccTGAGTATTTATGGGTTGTCTTCTCtcgagcgttttgcgggctctttgttgcctggacctttctctaggccagctgagttggtttagtgtgagcggtcaattctcgaggtcgTTGCCTCTcatgattgcccctgattctctgtttagctttgtattttggtatgcagtttgcttaggaattgccttgccttaattcggtctgtcttatcgggtttaccagtactgcgctcgttttcttgagatcggcatgatgctttggtacttttggctgttgtgtgagattaaagtctctctacctgatgacttgagctcctttgggaggtcggagtttagctttttcatttatggtcccgtgccccaatcttttatgtgagatcagaactatgttctttatgagttgtttttgtttgttgcaccggatgatcttggggattctggctatttttgctccgggagatctttgagatctttgccggtcttctacctcagtgaggtcttctgcctcattgaggttttctgcctcagtgaggttttctgcctctttgaggtcttctgcctctttgaggtcttctgcctctttgaggtcttctgcctcattgaggtcttctgcctgattgaggtcttctgcctcattaaGGTCTTCTGCCtgattgaggtcttctgcctcattaaggtcttctgcctcattgaggtcttctgcctcattgaggtcttctgcctcttttgaggtcttctgcctctttgaggtcttctgcctctttgaggtcttccgcctcattgaggtcttccgcctcattgaggtcttccgcctcattgaggtcttctgcctcttttgaggtcttctgcctctttgaggtcttctgcctctttgaggtcttctgcctcatttgaggtcttctgcctctttgaggtcttctgcctcattgaggtcttctgcctcattgaggtcttctgcctcattgaggtcttctgcctcattgaggtcttctgcctcttttgaggtcttctgcctcattgaggtcttctgcctcattgaggtcttctgcctctttgaggtcttctgcctcattgaggtcttctgcctcattgagtgtcttctgcctcattgaggtcttccttgtcaagaccttattgaggtcttcctttgctaggacctcagtgaggtcttcttttgtcaagaccttattgaggtcttcctttgtcaagacctcattgaggtcttctcttgtcaggacctcagtgaggtcttcttttgtcaagaccttattgaggtcttcttttggtgggacctcagtgaggtcttcttttgctaggacctcagtgaggtcttcttttgctaggacctcagtgaggtcttcttttactaggacctcagtgaggtcttcttttgtcaagaccttgttgaggtcttcttttgctatgacctcagtgaggtcttcttttggtgggacctcagtgaggtcttcttttgtcaagaccttgttgaggtcttcttttgtcaagaccttgttgaggtcttcttttgtcaagaccttattgaggtcttcctttgctaggacctcagtgaggtcttcttttactaggacctcaatgaggtcttcttttgtcaagaccttgttgaggtcttcttttgctaggacctcagtgaggtcttcttttgccaggacctcagtgaggtcttcttttgctaggacctcagtgaggtcttcttttggtgggacctcagtgaggtcttcttttgtcaagaccttgttgaggtcttcttttgctaggacctcagtgaggtcttcttttactaggacctcagtgaggtcttcttttgtcaagaccttattgaggtcttcctttgtcaagacctcattgaggtcttctcttgtcaggacctcagtgaggtcttcttttgtcaagaccttattgaggtcttcttttggtgggacctcagtgaggtcttcttttgtcaagaccttgttgaggtcttcttttgctaggacctcagtgaggtcttcttttactaggacctcagtgaggtcttcttttgtcaagaccttgttgaggtcttcttttgctaggacctcagtgaggtcttcttttgtcaagaccttgttgaggtcttcttttgtcaagaccttgttgaggtcttcttttgctaggacctcagtgaggtcttcttttgtcaagaccttgttgaggtctttttttgtcaagaccttgttgaggtcttcttttgtcaagaccttattgaggtcttcttttggtgggacctcagtgaggtcttcttttgtcaagaccttgttgaggtcttcttttgctaggacctcagtgaggtcttcttttggtgggacctcagtgaggtcttcttttgtgaagaccttgttgaggtcttcttttgctaggacctcagtgaggtcttcttttactaggacctcagtgaggtcttcttttgtcaagaccttattgaggtcttcctttgtcaagacctcattgaggtcttctcttgtcaggacctcagtgaggtcttcttttgtcaagaccttattgaggtcttcttttggtgggacctcagtgaggtcttcttttgctaggacctcagtgaggtcttcttttgctaggacctcagtgaggtcttcttttactaggacctcagtgaggtcttcttttgtcaagaccttgctgaggtcttcttttgctaggacctcagtgaggtcttcttttactaggacctcagtgaggtcttcttttgtcaagaccttattgaggtcttcctttgtcaagacctcattgaggtcttctcttgtcaggacctcagtgaggtcttcttttgtcaagaccttattgaggtcttcttttggtgggacctcagtgaggtcttcttttgctaggacctcagtgaggtcttcttttgctaggacctcagtgaggtcttcttttactaggacctcagtgaggtcttcttttgtcaagaccttgttgaggtcttcttttgctatgacctcagtgaggtcttcttttggtgggacctcagtgaggtcttcttttgtcaagaccttgttgaggtcttcttttgctaggacctcagtgaggtcttcttttactaggacctcagtgaggtcttcttttgtcaagaccttgttgaggtcttcttttgctaggacctcagtgaggtcttcttttgtcaagaccttgttgaggtcttcttttgtcaagaccttgttgaggtcttcttttgtcaagaccttattgaggtcttcttttggtgggacctcagtgaggtcttcttttgtcaagaccttgttgaggtcttcttttgctaggacctcagtgaggtcttcttttcttGTATCCGGGAGACCTTGGGGATTCCGGTCtcgtatccgggagatcttggggatcccggtcttgtatccgggagatcttggggatcccggttttAAATCCGGGAgaccttggggatcccggtctcgtattcgggagatcttggggatcccggtcttgtatccgggagatcttgggaatcCCGGTTTTAAATTCGGGAgaccttggg
Encoded proteins:
- the LOC110627184 gene encoding casparian strip membrane protein 3, whose amino-acid sequence is MDSEKSGEATIAIQEPKTDPKGKGIAGAPAPSVATTKTIRQQPRGGWKKGIAIFDFVLRLCAIATGLAAASLMGTTEQTLPFFTQFFQFHAEYNDLPTFMFFVFANGIASGYLILSLPFSIVCIVRPHAVGPRLFLVIFDTVVMALTIAAASAAAAIVYLAHNGNSDANWNAICQQFTDFCQQSSTAVVASFITSAMFVLLIVLSAFALRT